Sequence from the Thermodesulfobacteriota bacterium genome:
GGCGTTGTTTCCCAATAGAATTCCCAGCAAGACAAAAATACTTCCGATCATTATATTGGCGCCGGCCGTACGGGCGCCGAATCTATAATTGGCTGCCAGACCACCAGCACCGTGGCACATGGGAATTCCACCCCAGATAAAACTTATAACGTCGGCAATGCCCTGGCTGTTGGCTATGGAACGGTAGGTCGCCCGGTGAGCCCTCTGTCCGAAATACTCATGCATGAGATCTGTATTGGACAAAATAGCGTTTCCAATGGTCATGGGAAGCTGCGGCAGGACCAGAGCCGGGATTACCCACATAAGGTCGGTCCAGGCCGGCATGCCGTAGGGAAATGGCATGGGTACGTAAAAGCCAATTTTTAGCTTACTGAACTCAACCGGTTTACCGATTAATAGACCCAGCAAAATTCCTGCGGATATCACAATAACGGCTGCCGGAATCTTTCGGTTTTCTAAAAAAAGAAGAGTAATCGCCGTGCCGATAATGCCAAGAATAATCCCCGTACTGACCGGCCCTAAGAACTGGACGGCAAGATTTGGATCAGGCTGTATCATAAACCCAAGGCCCTTGGTCATCAGTATAATTCCCACACCCAACTGCACACCTCGAATGGTGCTTTTAGGAGTGTACTTGCCTATGATATGAATCAGTCCTGTTGTCCCCATGAAAAGCACGCATATTCCCATCCAGAGGCTGGCGGATATGATTTGAGCCGGAGTAAGGCCCACGGCAATGGCATAGGCCCCGATGACTTTCATGGGTTGGACCGGAACCGGCACTTTAAAATAGATACCGGCAATGACATAAAACAGACCGACGGTTACCATCACATTGGTCACATTCAGGCCGTTTAAAACAATCATGCCAATGGCAATGGGCAGCAAAGTTCCAAG
This genomic interval carries:
- a CDS encoding putative sulfate/molybdate transporter; the protein is MSDLINENTNPKSPFPAFIFNRLEFSGSLGDLGTLLPIAIGMIVLNGLNVTNVMVTVGLFYVIAGIYFKVPVPVQPMKVIGAYAIAVGLTPAQIISASLWMGICVLFMGTTGLIHIIGKYTPKSTIRGVQLGVGIILMTKGLGFMIQPDPNLAVQFLGPVSTGIILGIIGTAITLLFLENRKIPAAVIVISAGILLGLLIGKPVEFSKLKIGFYVPMPFPYGMPAWTDLMWVIPALVLPQLPMTIGNAILSNTDLMHEYFGQRAHRATYRSIANSQGIADVISFIWGGIPMCHGAGGLAANYRFGARTAGANIMIGSIFVLLGILLGNNAIVILNLLPMSILGVLLVFAGAQLALMIRDLSEKKDLFVALVMLGITLTVNLVAAFIAGIFIAHVVKSEKINV